In one Lachnospiraceae bacterium GAM79 genomic region, the following are encoded:
- a CDS encoding GTPase produces MARQQETEIPVYVFMGFLDSGKTTFVKETLLDREFTGGAKTLLLVCEDGEEEYDEKDLKKKNIFLEFIEEDQLNTEHLLDLQDKYQPEQVMIEYNGMWKLDKIFDIRVPKGWTVVQVLSFVNAETYDVYQQNMKATMMDQVNSADMVVFNRCDENSKRAEWRRGIKAVNRRAQIIFEMKDGSIAPDVNDEEDLPYDVKADVIELNDEDFGIWYVDASDQPDRYVGKKIHFRGMVFKPKQYGKNAFVPGRFAMTCCVEDITFVGFKCYYDGSKNLVDRQWVDVTATIKKEYYPDFEGDGPVLYAEKVVLTGPPEEEVVYFS; encoded by the coding sequence ATGGCAAGACAACAGGAAACAGAGATTCCGGTTTATGTATTTATGGGCTTCCTTGATAGTGGTAAAACTACATTTGTGAAGGAGACATTATTAGACCGGGAATTCACCGGAGGCGCCAAGACCCTGCTTCTTGTATGCGAAGACGGTGAAGAAGAATACGATGAGAAAGACCTGAAAAAGAAAAATATTTTTCTGGAATTCATAGAAGAAGATCAGTTGAACACAGAGCACCTGTTAGATCTGCAGGACAAATATCAGCCGGAGCAGGTTATGATCGAATACAATGGTATGTGGAAGCTGGATAAGATCTTTGATATCCGTGTGCCGAAGGGATGGACCGTTGTCCAGGTATTATCCTTTGTAAATGCTGAGACATATGATGTATATCAGCAGAATATGAAAGCAACTATGATGGATCAGGTTAACAGTGCGGATATGGTAGTATTTAACCGTTGTGATGAGAATTCCAAACGTGCAGAATGGCGCAGAGGGATCAAGGCAGTCAACAGACGGGCACAGATCATCTTTGAGATGAAGGATGGTTCGATCGCACCGGATGTGAATGACGAAGAAGATCTGCCATATGATGTAAAGGCTGACGTGATCGAGCTGAACGATGAGGATTTCGGTATCTGGTATGTGGATGCCTCCGATCAGCCGGATCGTTATGTTGGTAAGAAGATCCACTTCCGTGGCATGGTATTCAAGCCGAAACAGTATGGTAAGAATGCATTTGTACCGGGACGTTTTGCTATGACTTGCTGTGTAGAGGATATTACATTTGTAGGCTTCAAATGCTATTACGATGGCTCTAAGAATCTGGTTGACAGACAGTGGGTAGATGTAACAGCAACGATCAAGAAAGAATACTATCCTGATTTTGAGGGAGATGGTCCGGTTCTCTATGCAGAGAAGGTTGTGCTGACCGGTCCGCCGGAAGAAGAGGTTGTATACTTCAGTTAA